The proteins below come from a single Haliaeetus albicilla chromosome 22, bHalAlb1.1, whole genome shotgun sequence genomic window:
- the ATP5MF gene encoding ATP synthase subunit f, mitochondrial, translating to MAQPPAPLKDMKLMDVKLGQLPTWLAMRDFTPGGILGALRRGYDRYYNKYINVKKGGLGGISMVLAGYVVISYIWSYSHLKHDRHRKYH from the exons ATGGCGCAGCCGCCGG CTCCTCTCAAGGACATGAAGCTGATGGACGTGAAGCTGGGCCAGCTGCCCACCTGGCTGGCCATGAGAGACTTCACCCCCGGTGGCATCCTGGGGGCCTTGCGAAGAG GTTACGACAGATACTACAATAAATACATCAACGTCAAGAAAGGGGGGCTTGGTGGTATCTCAATGGTGCTTGCAGGTTATGTTGTTATCAGCTACATCTGGAGCTACAGTCACCTGA AGCATGACCGCCACAGGAAGTACCACTGA